From a region of the Gemmatimonadaceae bacterium genome:
- a CDS encoding LemA family protein: MKRRWLPVALALLTSGCGYNRIQTLDEQASAAQSQIQVQLQRRADLIPNLVNTVKGYAQHEEEIFNNVANARSRLLNAVQSGDPEQMANANQGMTGALGRLLAISENYPNLKADEEFLRLQDELTGTENRIAVARGDYNDAVRMYNAYIRQFPQVLTAKAIGSKDRKYFNATEAAAAVPKVDFSTPNAPPVPKPK; encoded by the coding sequence ATGAAACGTCGCTGGCTCCCCGTAGCGCTCGCCCTGCTCACCAGCGGGTGCGGATACAATCGCATCCAGACGTTGGACGAGCAGGCCTCGGCCGCCCAGAGTCAGATCCAGGTCCAGCTGCAGCGTCGCGCGGACCTGATCCCCAATCTCGTGAATACCGTGAAGGGCTATGCGCAGCACGAGGAGGAGATCTTCAACAATGTGGCCAACGCGCGGTCGCGGCTGCTCAACGCCGTGCAGTCGGGCGATCCCGAGCAGATGGCCAACGCCAACCAGGGGATGACCGGAGCGCTGGGCCGCCTGCTCGCGATCTCGGAGAACTATCCCAACCTGAAGGCGGACGAGGAGTTTCTGCGGTTGCAGGACGAGTTGACCGGGACGGAGAATCGCATCGCGGTGGCGCGCGGCGACTACAACGACGCGGTGCGGATGTACAACGCGTATATCCGCCAGTTCCCGCAGGTGCTCACGGCCAAGGCCATCGGGTCCAAGGACCGGAAGTATTTCAACGCCACCGAGGCCGCGGCGGCGGTGCCGAAGGTGGACTTCTCGACGCCCAACGCCCCGCCGGTTCCGAAGCCGAAATAG
- a CDS encoding nucleotidyltransferase domain-containing protein, which produces MAKMTLDDLVAQLRAVFKDGLHAVVLYGSAAAGEHIPKRSDYNVLVIVDALDTARLRMLSATARGWRAAGNPPPLTFTVDEWRESADVFPMEYADMLERHRLLHGESPFAGIRVDRADLRLQVEHQALGKLLALRQGLLASGDDARAQLELLASSLSTIMVIFRAVERLRGESPSRDNAALSRSVAGAAGVDAEPFLQVVRHVRGETKLAAAAAPAVMDGYVQGMEGVVRYIDRFAVEG; this is translated from the coding sequence ATGGCAAAGATGACTCTCGACGATCTGGTGGCGCAGCTGCGCGCCGTGTTCAAGGACGGGCTGCACGCCGTGGTGCTTTACGGGTCGGCCGCGGCCGGCGAGCACATCCCCAAACGATCCGACTACAACGTGCTCGTGATCGTGGATGCGCTGGACACGGCGCGGCTGCGCATGCTGTCGGCCACGGCACGGGGATGGCGCGCCGCCGGCAATCCGCCGCCGCTCACGTTCACGGTGGACGAATGGCGGGAATCGGCCGACGTGTTTCCCATGGAGTACGCCGACATGCTGGAACGGCACCGGCTGTTGCACGGCGAGTCGCCCTTTGCGGGGATCCGCGTGGACCGGGCGGACCTGCGGCTGCAGGTGGAGCATCAGGCCCTGGGCAAGCTGCTGGCGCTGCGGCAGGGGCTGCTCGCGTCGGGCGACGATGCGCGGGCGCAGCTCGAACTGCTGGCGTCGAGCCTGAGCACGATCATGGTGATCTTCCGGGCGGTGGAGCGGCTGCGGGGCGAGAGCCCGTCGCGAGACAACGCGGCGCTCAGCCGGTCGGTGGCGGGGGCGGCGGGGGTGGATGCGGAGCCGTTCCTGCAGGTGGTGCGCCACGTGCGCGGCGAGACCAAGCTGGCCGCCGCCGCGGCGCCGGCGGTGATGGACGGCTATGTCCAAGGGATGGAAGGCGTTGTGCGGTACATCGACCGGTTCGCGGTCGAGGGGTAG